In Streptomyces canus, one DNA window encodes the following:
- the glnA gene encoding type I glutamate--ammonia ligase, which translates to MFQNADEAKKFIADEDVKFVDVRFCDLPGVMQHFTLPVEAFDPDEELAFDGSSIRGFQAIHESDMALRADLSTARVDSFRRDKTLNINFFIHDPITGEQYSRDPRNVAKKAEAYLASTGIADTAYFGPEAEFYVFDSVRFATSSNESFYHIDSEAGAWNTGAVEDNRGYKVRYKGGYFPVPPVDHFADLRAEISLELAKSGLQVERQHHEVGTAGQAEINYKFNTLLAAADDLQLFKYIVKNVAWRNGKTATFMPKPIFGDNGSGMHVHQSLWTGGQPLFYDEAGYAGLSDTARYYIGGILKHAPSLLAFTNPTVNSYHRLVPGFEAPINLVYSQRNRSAAMRIPITGSNPKAKRVEFRAPDSSGNPYLAFSALLLAGLDGIKNKIEPAEPIDKDLYELAPEEHANVAQVPTSLPAVLDRLEADHEFLLQGDVFTPDLIETWIDFKRTNEIAPLQLRPHPHEFELYFDV; encoded by the coding sequence ATGTTCCAGAACGCCGACGAGGCCAAGAAGTTCATCGCGGACGAGGACGTCAAGTTCGTCGACGTCCGCTTCTGCGACCTGCCGGGCGTCATGCAGCACTTCACGCTGCCCGTCGAGGCGTTCGACCCGGACGAGGAGCTCGCGTTCGACGGCTCGTCGATCCGTGGCTTCCAGGCCATCCACGAGTCCGACATGGCGCTGCGCGCGGACCTGTCGACCGCCCGGGTCGACTCCTTCCGCCGCGACAAGACGCTGAACATCAACTTCTTCATCCACGACCCGATCACCGGCGAGCAGTACAGCCGTGACCCGCGGAACGTGGCGAAGAAGGCCGAGGCCTACCTCGCCTCCACCGGTATCGCCGACACCGCGTACTTCGGCCCCGAGGCCGAGTTCTACGTGTTCGACAGCGTGCGCTTCGCCACCTCGTCGAACGAGTCCTTCTACCACATCGACTCCGAGGCGGGCGCCTGGAACACCGGTGCGGTGGAGGACAACCGCGGTTACAAGGTCCGCTACAAGGGCGGCTACTTCCCGGTCCCGCCGGTCGACCACTTCGCCGACCTGCGTGCCGAGATCTCCCTCGAGCTGGCCAAGTCCGGCCTCCAGGTGGAGCGCCAGCACCACGAGGTGGGCACCGCCGGCCAGGCCGAGATCAACTACAAGTTCAACACGCTGCTCGCCGCGGCCGACGACCTCCAGCTCTTCAAGTACATCGTGAAGAACGTCGCCTGGCGCAACGGCAAGACCGCGACCTTCATGCCGAAGCCGATCTTCGGTGACAACGGCTCGGGCATGCACGTCCACCAGTCGCTGTGGACGGGCGGCCAGCCGCTCTTCTACGACGAGGCCGGTTACGCGGGCCTGTCGGACACCGCCCGCTACTACATCGGCGGCATCCTCAAGCACGCCCCGTCGCTGCTGGCCTTCACCAACCCGACGGTGAACTCCTACCACCGTCTGGTGCCGGGCTTCGAGGCGCCGATCAACCTGGTGTACTCGCAGCGCAACCGCTCCGCGGCCATGCGTATCCCGATCACGGGCTCCAACCCGAAGGCCAAGCGCGTCGAGTTCCGCGCGCCCGACTCCTCCGGCAACCCGTACCTCGCCTTCTCGGCCCTGCTCCTCGCGGGCCTGGACGGCATCAAGAACAAGATCGAGCCGGCCGAGCCGATCGACAAGGACCTCTACGAGCTGGCTCCCGAGGAGCACGCGAACGTCGCCCAGGTCCCGACCTCCCTCCCGGCCGTCCTCGACCGCCTCGAGGCCGACCACGAGTTCCTCCTCCAGGGCGACGTCTTCACGCCGGACCTGATCGAGACGTGGATCGACTTCAAGCGGACGAACGAGATCGCCCCGCTCCAGCTGCGTCCGCACCCGCACGAGTTCGAGCTGTACTTCGACGTGTGA
- a CDS encoding RDD family protein, whose protein sequence is MDKRDAIGSWLSGPRAAAEDAGVDFGYRGQQLGLPEEGPGSIARPGRRLGALAVDWAMSVLIASQLITQSYGGPSTSNWALLVFFVMGLLTVGTIGFTPGKRLFGLRVIALDTGRVNPARALLRTFLLCLAVPALIWDRDGRGLHDRLAKTVEVRI, encoded by the coding sequence GTGGACAAGAGGGATGCAATCGGATCGTGGCTCTCGGGCCCCCGCGCGGCCGCCGAGGACGCCGGTGTCGACTTCGGATACCGCGGACAACAGCTCGGCCTGCCGGAGGAGGGGCCGGGCTCGATCGCCCGCCCCGGACGGCGGCTGGGCGCACTCGCCGTGGACTGGGCGATGAGTGTCCTGATTGCATCCCAGTTGATCACTCAGAGCTACGGCGGCCCCTCGACCTCGAACTGGGCGCTGCTGGTCTTCTTCGTGATGGGCCTTCTCACCGTCGGCACCATCGGCTTCACCCCGGGCAAGCGACTCTTCGGCCTGCGGGTGATCGCCCTCGACACCGGTCGCGTGAACCCGGCGCGCGCCCTCCTGCGCACGTTCCTGCTCTGCCTCGCCGTCCCGGCCCTGATCTGGGACCGCGACGGCAGGGGCCTGCACGACCGGTTGGCGAAGACCGTGGAAGTACGTATCTGA
- a CDS encoding DUF4191 domain-containing protein, with amino-acid sequence MARSDSAADAANPGRLKQIALTYKMTRKADKKIGLVLAGVFILILGVFLAIGFLIGHPVYLGILGFLLAFLGTAIIFGRRAERAAFGQMEGQPGAAAAVLDNIGRGWTTTPAVAMNRSQDVVHRAVGKAGIVLVAEGNPNRVKGLLAAEKKKMNRIVADVPVHDILVGTGEGQVPLKKVRTTMLKLPRVLTGPQVTATTDRLRAMGDLMSNMPLPKGPMPKGMKLPKGGPKAR; translated from the coding sequence ATGGCGAGAAGTGACAGTGCGGCGGATGCCGCGAACCCCGGGCGACTGAAGCAGATCGCCCTGACGTACAAGATGACCCGCAAGGCCGACAAGAAGATCGGCCTGGTACTCGCGGGTGTCTTCATCCTCATCCTCGGTGTCTTTCTCGCGATCGGTTTCCTGATCGGTCATCCGGTCTACCTCGGCATCCTGGGCTTCCTGCTCGCCTTCCTCGGGACGGCGATCATCTTCGGACGCCGGGCCGAGCGGGCCGCGTTCGGGCAGATGGAGGGTCAGCCGGGCGCCGCGGCGGCCGTGCTGGACAACATCGGCCGGGGCTGGACGACGACCCCCGCGGTGGCGATGAACCGCAGTCAGGACGTGGTGCACCGGGCTGTCGGCAAGGCCGGCATCGTCCTGGTCGCCGAGGGCAACCCGAACCGGGTCAAGGGCCTGCTGGCCGCCGAGAAGAAGAAGATGAACCGTATCGTCGCGGATGTGCCGGTGCACGACATCCTCGTCGGCACGGGCGAGGGCCAGGTCCCCCTCAAGAAGGTGCGGACCACCATGCTCAAGCTGCCGCGCGTGCTGACCGGCCCCCAGGTGACGGCCACGACCGACCGCTTGCGGGCGATGGGCGACCTGATGAGCAACATGCCGTTGCCGAAGGGCCCCATGCCCAAGGGCATGAAGCTCCCGAAGGGCGGGCCCAAGGCCCGCTGA
- a CDS encoding SCO2195 family GlnR-regulated protein: MQAAPVRATAIPSFTDALRAVESVLMSSGQRTARRNAWTSVLEDRRRAKDRVEAQRVLEQTLTGTVTARS, translated from the coding sequence ATGCAGGCCGCGCCGGTTCGCGCCACCGCCATCCCGTCGTTCACCGATGCACTCCGTGCCGTCGAGTCCGTGCTCATGAGCAGCGGTCAGCGGACCGCCCGCCGTAACGCCTGGACGTCCGTCCTGGAGGACCGCCGCCGCGCCAAGGACAGGGTCGAGGCGCAGCGTGTCCTGGAGCAGACGCTCACCGGGACGGTCACCGCCCGCTCCTGA
- the lipA gene encoding lipoyl synthase, translating to MSAVAPDGRKMLRLEVRNAQTPIERKPEWIKTRAKMGPEYTAMQKLVKSEGLHTVCQEAGCPNIYECWEDREATFLIGGDQCTRRCDFCQIDTGKPEALDRDEPRRVGESVVTMDLNYATITGVARDDLEDGGAWLYAETVRQIHEQTAGREAGRTKVELLAPDFNAVPELLQQVFESRPEVFAHNVETVPRIFKRIRPGFRYERSLKVITEARDFGLVTKSNLILGMGETREEVSEALQQLHDAGCELVTITQYLRPSVRHHPVERWVKPQEFVELKDEAEQIGFSGVMSGPLVRSSYRAGRLYQMAVEKRGSYVASQAV from the coding sequence GTGTCCGCAGTCGCCCCCGACGGACGCAAGATGCTGCGCCTGGAGGTCCGCAACGCTCAGACCCCCATCGAGCGCAAGCCCGAGTGGATCAAGACCCGGGCGAAAATGGGTCCCGAGTACACCGCGATGCAGAAACTCGTGAAGAGCGAGGGCCTGCACACGGTCTGCCAAGAAGCCGGCTGTCCCAACATCTACGAGTGCTGGGAGGACCGCGAGGCGACCTTCCTCATCGGCGGCGACCAGTGCACCCGGCGTTGCGACTTCTGCCAGATCGACACCGGCAAGCCCGAGGCGCTGGACCGTGACGAGCCGCGCCGCGTCGGCGAGTCCGTGGTCACCATGGACCTGAACTACGCCACCATCACCGGCGTCGCCCGTGACGACCTGGAGGACGGCGGCGCGTGGCTGTACGCGGAGACGGTCCGGCAGATCCACGAGCAGACCGCGGGCCGTGAGGCCGGCCGCACCAAGGTCGAGCTGCTGGCCCCGGACTTCAACGCCGTGCCGGAGCTGCTCCAGCAGGTCTTCGAGTCCCGCCCCGAGGTCTTCGCGCACAATGTCGAGACGGTCCCCCGGATCTTCAAGCGCATCCGCCCCGGCTTCCGCTACGAGCGCTCCCTGAAGGTCATCACCGAGGCCCGCGACTTCGGCCTGGTGACCAAGTCCAACCTGATCCTCGGCATGGGCGAGACCCGCGAGGAGGTCAGCGAGGCGCTCCAGCAGCTGCACGACGCCGGCTGCGAGCTCGTCACCATCACCCAGTACCTGCGCCCGTCCGTGCGCCACCACCCCGTGGAACGCTGGGTCAAGCCGCAGGAGTTCGTGGAGCTGAAGGACGAGGCCGAGCAGATCGGCTTCTCCGGTGTGATGTCCGGACCCCTCGTCCGGTCCTCCTACCGGGCGGGCCGGCTCTACCAGATGGCGGTCGAGAAGCGCGGTTCCTACGTCGCTTCGCAGGCCGTCTGA
- the lipB gene encoding lipoyl(octanoyl) transferase LipB → MSGLRFVRMGFGTDAVEYQEAWDEQRRVHAARFEDEIPDTVLLLEHPPVYTAGRRTADNERPLDGTPVIDVDRGGKITWHGPGQLVGYPIQKLPRPVDVVAHVRRLEEALIRTCAEYGLETTRVEGRSGVWVLGDPVERRPKIGGLSLDFDPRLTDEEFDPRMNGPEYAPSNAGQRREDRKIAAIGIRVAKGVTMHGFSFNVNPDNKWFDRIIPCGIRDAGVASLAGELGRDVTIDEVLPVVERHLKDVLENAELKPRVIEKTPAA, encoded by the coding sequence GTGAGTGGGTTGCGGTTCGTCCGTATGGGCTTCGGTACGGACGCGGTCGAGTACCAGGAGGCGTGGGACGAGCAGCGCCGGGTGCACGCGGCGCGGTTCGAGGACGAGATCCCCGACACCGTCCTGCTGCTCGAACACCCCCCTGTGTATACGGCGGGCCGGCGCACCGCGGACAACGAGCGGCCGCTCGACGGCACCCCGGTGATCGACGTCGATCGCGGCGGCAAGATCACCTGGCACGGTCCGGGCCAGCTGGTGGGCTACCCGATCCAGAAGCTCCCGCGTCCGGTGGACGTGGTGGCGCATGTACGGCGCCTGGAGGAGGCCCTGATCCGCACGTGCGCGGAGTACGGGCTCGAGACGACCCGGGTCGAGGGCCGCAGCGGCGTATGGGTGCTCGGCGATCCGGTCGAGCGGCGTCCGAAGATCGGGGGCCTCTCCCTGGACTTCGACCCCCGGCTCACGGACGAGGAGTTCGACCCGCGCATGAACGGCCCGGAGTACGCCCCGTCCAACGCGGGCCAGCGGCGCGAGGACCGCAAGATCGCGGCGATCGGCATCCGCGTCGCCAAGGGCGTCACCATGCACGGCTTCTCGTTCAACGTGAACCCGGACAACAAGTGGTTCGACCGGATCATCCCCTGCGGCATCCGTGACGCGGGGGTCGCCTCCCTCGCGGGCGAGCTCGGCCGGGACGTGACCATCGACGAGGTCCTGCCGGTCGTCGAGCGGCATCTGAAGGACGTACTCGAGAACGCGGAACTGAAGCCGAGAGTGATCGAGAAGACACCGGCAGCCTGA
- a CDS encoding regulator gives MTERPAQRTPNRQLAALIAEAGFSNAGLARRVDQLGLEHGLDLRYDKTSVTRWLRGQQPRGTTPALIAEVFTRRLGRRLSAQDLGLDACAPVYAGLEFAAGPEEAVDIVSGLWRKDSGSHAELRKIAFTPAGLVVPSRDWLIGRPDDRVARGEPVRIPPQGRPVVPRQRGQAERAPGQKVTGGDIAALGSVGDLFRTLDDQYGGGHARQALVRYLEHECEPMLRGTYGETTGRRLFAAAADLTRLAGWTSYDIAAHGLAQRYFVQALRLAQAAGDRAYGAYVLVTMSRQAVYLGHGREAIQLARVAQQGVGTTAPPVVQALLHAAEARGHGVLGEVRACTASLVRAERALEAARPGDDVPHWARFFDEAQLADEFGHCHRDLQQFRAAAQHAERSLQLRAPAYARSRLFCRVVLASARLGLGELDQACALAAEAAGQAAEMRSVRAVEYVRDFERRLEPYKDAAPVRSYRDKVAALG, from the coding sequence ATGACGGAACGACCCGCGCAGCGCACTCCCAACCGACAGCTCGCCGCGCTCATCGCAGAAGCGGGGTTCTCCAACGCGGGTCTCGCCCGACGCGTGGACCAGCTCGGTCTCGAACACGGGCTGGACCTCAGATACGACAAGACGTCCGTGACCCGGTGGCTGCGCGGGCAACAGCCCCGGGGCACCACGCCCGCCCTCATCGCCGAGGTCTTCACCCGGCGCCTCGGCCGCCGGCTCTCCGCGCAGGACCTGGGCCTCGACGCCTGCGCGCCCGTCTACGCCGGCCTGGAGTTCGCCGCGGGTCCCGAGGAGGCCGTCGACATCGTCAGCGGGCTGTGGCGCAAGGACTCCGGCAGCCACGCCGAACTGCGCAAGATCGCCTTCACCCCCGCCGGACTGGTCGTGCCGAGCCGTGACTGGCTGATCGGCCGCCCCGACGACAGGGTCGCCCGCGGCGAGCCGGTCCGGATCCCTCCCCAGGGACGCCCGGTGGTGCCGCGGCAGCGCGGCCAGGCCGAGCGCGCGCCCGGGCAGAAGGTCACCGGGGGCGACATCGCCGCGCTCGGTTCGGTCGGCGACCTCTTCCGCACCCTCGACGACCAGTACGGCGGCGGCCACGCCCGGCAGGCCCTGGTGCGCTATCTGGAGCACGAGTGCGAGCCGATGCTGCGCGGCACCTACGGCGAGACGACCGGCCGCAGGCTGTTCGCCGCGGCGGCGGACCTGACCCGGCTCGCGGGCTGGACGTCGTACGACATCGCGGCGCACGGCCTCGCACAGCGCTACTTCGTGCAGGCGCTGCGGCTCGCGCAGGCCGCCGGGGACCGGGCGTACGGGGCGTATGTGCTGGTCACGATGAGCCGTCAGGCCGTGTATCTGGGGCACGGGCGGGAGGCGATCCAGCTCGCGCGAGTGGCCCAGCAGGGCGTCGGTACGACGGCCCCGCCGGTCGTGCAGGCACTGCTGCACGCGGCCGAGGCGCGGGGGCACGGCGTACTGGGGGAGGTGCGGGCGTGCACGGCGTCACTGGTCCGCGCGGAACGGGCCCTGGAGGCGGCCCGACCCGGTGACGACGTCCCGCACTGGGCACGGTTCTTCGACGAGGCGCAGCTGGCGGACGAGTTCGGGCACTGTCACCGGGATCTGCAGCAGTTCCGGGCGGCGGCGCAGCACGCCGAGCGCTCGCTTCAGTTGCGGGCGCCCGCGTATGCGCGGAGCCGGTTGTTCTGCCGGGTGGTCCTTGCCTCCGCGCGCCTGGGTCTGGGGGAACTGGACCAGGCCTGTGCGCTGGCGGCGGAGGCGGCGGGGCAGGCCGCGGAGATGAGGTCGGTGCGGGCGGTGGAGTATGTGCGGGACTTCGAGCGGCGGTTGGAGCCGTACAAGGATGCGGCGCCGGTGCGGAGTTATCGGGACAAGGTTGCTGCGCTGGGGTAG
- a CDS encoding NAD(P)/FAD-dependent oxidoreductase, with the protein MLEPAYQADVVIVGAGVAGLSAAHRLTSQGVTVAVLEAAPCVGGRMSTEKVDGFRLDRIGQLLSTAYPELRLAPGLDGLVLRPFAPGVLLHGDGRHHRVDAPAGARSARGALHAVRALASAPRGMPGPRLVAAPRRAASRRATFRVLPGAGQGTASRAARAGAPLGGAVDQARLGAALTRFATVPVERLLARPELPAVQSLAARGLPARTIDGFLRPLLAALLCDPALTTSSRCADLALRAFAGGRLCVPEGGAEALPELLAQTLPTATVHTGVRVTSVSTTSVTTAEHGEIRCRAVLLATDARAAAELLPGLRVPDFHPVTVLHHTTDEPPRTGSALLLDADRGGPVAHTAVISEVDPSRAPSGRALISSTVLGTPPPDLETAVRTHLGRLYGTPTHRWETLAVHHTREAVPAMPAPHDLRRPVRLLAGLYVCGDHRDTSTIQGALHSAHRATTAILKDLGVAGSMHRADPLPTTRAA; encoded by the coding sequence GTGCTTGAGCCCGCGTACCAGGCGGACGTCGTGATCGTGGGAGCCGGGGTCGCCGGTCTCTCCGCGGCGCATCGGCTGACCAGCCAAGGAGTGACCGTCGCGGTGTTGGAGGCCGCCCCGTGTGTGGGCGGCCGGATGTCGACCGAGAAGGTCGACGGCTTCCGGCTCGACCGGATCGGACAGCTGCTGTCCACGGCGTATCCCGAACTACGGCTCGCGCCCGGGCTCGACGGGCTCGTGCTGCGGCCCTTCGCCCCGGGCGTCCTGCTGCATGGCGACGGACGCCATCACCGCGTGGACGCTCCGGCGGGCGCCCGGAGCGCAAGGGGCGCACTGCATGCGGTGCGCGCCCTGGCGAGCGCCCCTCGGGGGATGCCGGGGCCGAGGTTGGTGGCCGCACCCCGGAGGGCCGCATCACGGAGGGCCACGTTCCGGGTGCTGCCCGGTGCCGGTCAGGGGACCGCGTCCAGGGCCGCCCGCGCGGGCGCGCCGCTCGGCGGTGCCGTCGACCAGGCCCGGCTCGGTGCCGCGCTCACCCGGTTCGCCACCGTGCCCGTCGAACGCCTCCTCGCCCGTCCCGAGTTGCCCGCCGTGCAGTCGCTCGCGGCCCGGGGGCTGCCCGCGCGTACGATCGACGGCTTCCTGCGTCCCCTGCTCGCCGCACTGCTGTGCGACCCCGCGCTGACGACGTCCAGCCGATGCGCCGATCTCGCGCTGCGGGCCTTCGCGGGTGGGCGGCTGTGCGTGCCCGAGGGCGGCGCGGAGGCGCTTCCGGAGCTGCTCGCCCAGACGCTGCCGACGGCAACCGTGCACACGGGGGTGCGGGTCACGTCCGTCTCGACGACGTCGGTGACCACGGCCGAGCACGGCGAGATCCGGTGCCGGGCGGTGCTGCTGGCGACGGACGCACGGGCCGCCGCCGAGCTGCTGCCGGGGTTGCGGGTGCCGGACTTCCACCCGGTGACGGTCCTCCACCACACGACGGACGAACCGCCCCGCACGGGTTCCGCGCTGCTGCTCGACGCCGACCGGGGCGGCCCCGTGGCCCACACGGCGGTGATCAGCGAGGTCGACCCGAGTCGGGCCCCTTCGGGCCGGGCCCTGATCTCCTCGACGGTCCTGGGCACCCCGCCTCCGGACCTGGAGACGGCCGTACGCACCCACCTGGGCCGCCTGTACGGCACGCCGACGCACCGCTGGGAGACCCTCGCGGTCCACCACACCCGGGAGGCGGTCCCGGCCATGCCCGCCCCGCACGATCTGCGCCGCCCGGTACGCCTGCTGGCCGGCCTGTACGTGTGCGGCGACCACCGGGACACCAGCACGATCCAGGGCGCCCTGCACTCGGCCCACCGGGCAACCACAGCAATCCTGAAGGACCTGGGAGTGGCAGGCTCAATGCATAGGGCTGATCCGTTGCCAACGACGCGGGCCGCTTGA
- a CDS encoding TIGR01777 family oxidoreductase — protein sequence MQLSRIAVAGASGLIGSALTRSLTADGHEVVRLVRREPKDGTEVRWDPEAGRVDTAGLAGCDAVVNLAGAGVGSRRWTDAYKKQIHDSRVNGTRALAEAVASLDKPPRVFVNGSAMGYYGETGDRIVDEDSPAGQGFLPELCVEWEGATAPAQQAGVRTAFTRTGLVVGRGGGAWGKLFPLFQAGLGGRMGDGRQYWSFIALHDEVAAIRHLLETDGLSGPFNLTAPQPLTNREITEAMGRVLHRPTLFTVPAPVLRAVLGEMAGDVLGSARVRPTRLLESGFTFAFPDIEGAIRAA from the coding sequence ATGCAACTTTCAAGAATCGCGGTGGCCGGAGCGTCCGGACTGATCGGCTCGGCCCTGACGCGGTCCCTGACCGCGGACGGGCACGAGGTGGTGCGGCTGGTGCGCCGGGAGCCCAAGGACGGGACCGAGGTCCGGTGGGACCCCGAGGCCGGGCGGGTCGACACGGCCGGGCTCGCGGGGTGCGACGCCGTGGTCAACCTCGCCGGGGCGGGGGTCGGTTCGCGCCGCTGGACGGACGCGTACAAGAAGCAGATCCACGACAGCCGGGTGAACGGCACGAGGGCCCTCGCCGAGGCGGTCGCCTCCCTGGACAAGCCGCCCCGGGTCTTCGTGAACGGTAGCGCGATGGGGTACTACGGCGAGACCGGCGACCGGATCGTCGACGAGGACTCCCCTGCCGGCCAGGGCTTCCTGCCCGAGCTGTGCGTGGAGTGGGAGGGGGCGACCGCGCCCGCTCAACAGGCCGGCGTACGGACCGCGTTCACCCGCACCGGGCTCGTGGTGGGCCGCGGCGGCGGAGCCTGGGGCAAGCTGTTCCCGCTGTTCCAGGCGGGACTTGGTGGGCGGATGGGCGACGGGCGGCAGTACTGGTCGTTCATCGCGCTGCACGACGAGGTGGCCGCGATCCGCCATCTCCTGGAGACCGACGGGCTGTCCGGACCCTTCAACCTCACCGCCCCGCAGCCCCTGACGAACCGTGAGATCACCGAGGCCATGGGCCGCGTGCTGCACCGGCCGACCCTCTTCACCGTCCCCGCGCCGGTATTGCGGGCCGTGCTCGGCGAGATGGCCGGGGACGTGCTGGGCAGCGCACGGGTGCGGCCGACGCGGCTGCTGGAGTCGGGGTTCACGTTCGCGTTCCCGGACATCGAGGGGGCGATCCGGGCGGCGTGA
- a CDS encoding GNAT family N-acetyltransferase produces MSQLSIRLALPDDEEELARLERAEWSPLHDVLPEQQPPYRPFFDERHFPDDCLVAEADRRILGYIRLGFPTGLEASAHVRQIQGFVVSARARGRGVGRALIRAITEEARRRGARRLTLRVLGHNTPARGLYESEGFAVEGVLPEEFLLAGEYVDDVLMGRRL; encoded by the coding sequence ATGTCCCAGCTGTCCATACGCCTCGCTCTCCCCGACGACGAGGAGGAGCTGGCCCGCCTCGAGCGTGCCGAATGGTCGCCCCTGCACGACGTCCTGCCCGAGCAGCAGCCGCCCTACCGGCCGTTCTTCGACGAGCGGCACTTCCCCGACGACTGTCTGGTCGCCGAGGCCGACCGCCGCATCCTCGGCTACATCCGTCTCGGTTTCCCGACCGGGCTCGAGGCGAGCGCCCATGTGCGCCAGATCCAGGGTTTCGTCGTCAGCGCCCGGGCCCGGGGCCGCGGTGTCGGCCGGGCCCTGATCCGCGCGATCACCGAGGAGGCCCGGCGCCGGGGCGCCCGCCGCCTCACCCTGCGCGTCCTCGGGCACAACACGCCCGCCCGGGGGCTCTACGAGTCCGAGGGCTTCGCGGTCGAGGGCGTGCTGCCGGAGGAGTTCCTGCTGGCGGGGGAGTACGTCGACGACGTGCTCATGGGGCGCCGTCTCTGA
- a CDS encoding MarP family serine protease, with translation MDVLDILLLLVIAAYAASGYRRGLVAGCVSLAGFVGGAVVGVWVLPWMMDLVAPGSTAATVTAVLTVLVPAAVGHELAGRLALRLRRELDQGPLRVADGVGGAAANSVAVLIVAWVAASVLGASSSPLVTTAIRDSALLGAVQDSMPETTPSWFSRATSALTEAGFPQVFNPFENESTAEVAKPTGDSVTAAATDAAKLSTVKIEGASGTQGREGSGFVYAPQHVMTNAHVVAGIDEPSVRVGGVGQPYKARVVLFDPNRDVAVLYVPDLRAPVLRFDDSASRGDSAVVAGYPQDGDLNLQAATVANRVKATGQNIYSDATVTREIYSIRSTVRPGNSGGPLLTASGKVYGVVFARSTSDDETGYVLTVDEVAGDAEKAADATSPVDTGDLVTS, from the coding sequence GTGGACGTGCTCGACATCCTGCTGTTGCTGGTGATCGCCGCCTATGCGGCCTCCGGCTACCGACGCGGTCTGGTGGCCGGCTGCGTCTCGCTCGCCGGGTTCGTCGGCGGCGCGGTCGTGGGCGTGTGGGTGCTGCCGTGGATGATGGACCTGGTGGCACCGGGGAGCACGGCCGCGACGGTGACCGCCGTGCTGACCGTGCTGGTCCCGGCCGCGGTGGGGCACGAGCTGGCGGGACGGCTGGCGCTCAGGCTGCGCCGGGAGCTGGACCAGGGCCCGCTGAGAGTCGCGGACGGCGTCGGCGGTGCCGCCGCCAACTCCGTGGCCGTGCTCATCGTGGCCTGGGTCGCCGCAAGCGTGCTCGGCGCGTCCTCGTCCCCGCTGGTCACCACCGCCATCCGGGACTCCGCCCTGCTCGGCGCCGTCCAGGACTCCATGCCGGAGACCACGCCGTCCTGGTTCTCCCGGGCCACCTCCGCGCTGACCGAGGCGGGCTTCCCGCAGGTCTTCAACCCGTTCGAGAACGAGTCGACGGCCGAGGTCGCCAAGCCCACCGGCGACAGCGTCACGGCCGCCGCCACCGACGCGGCCAAGCTCAGCACGGTCAAGATCGAGGGCGCCTCCGGCACCCAGGGCCGCGAGGGCAGCGGCTTCGTGTACGCCCCGCAGCACGTGATGACCAACGCCCATGTGGTGGCCGGCATCGACGAGCCGAGCGTGCGGGTCGGCGGGGTCGGGCAGCCGTACAAGGCACGGGTGGTGCTGTTCGATCCGAACCGGGACGTGGCCGTGCTGTACGTCCCGGATCTCCGGGCGCCGGTGCTGCGCTTCGACGACAGCGCCTCGCGGGGCGACTCCGCGGTGGTCGCCGGCTATCCCCAGGACGGTGACCTGAACCTCCAGGCGGCCACGGTGGCCAACCGGGTGAAGGCGACCGGCCAGAACATCTACAGCGACGCCACCGTCACCCGCGAGATCTACTCGATCCGCTCGACCGTCCGCCCCGGCAATTCCGGCGGCCCGTTGCTGACCGCCTCCGGCAAGGTCTACGGCGTGGTCTTCGCCCGCTCCACCTCCGACGACGAGACGGGCTACGTCCTGACGGTCGACGAGGTCGCCGGCGACGCCGAGAAGGCGGCGGACGCCACGTCGCCGGTGGACACGGGCGATCTGGTCACGTCGTAA